A section of the Metabacillus endolithicus genome encodes:
- a CDS encoding phytoene desaturase family protein, with protein MNKKVIIIGGGLGGMSAGIRLALDNYDVTIIEKGERLGGKMNKRGGKGFSFDTGPSILTMPWVLEQLFQNANRNLTDYIKLKRIEPQWKTFFEDGTTIELTSDLPELIRQLRSVSKEDAGELFNYLNYCSKMYEYSLKSVYKKSLSGLQDLRSMHTVKELLSMDPMKTMHQGTRKFFKDKKIQQLFNFLIMYIGSSPYHAPAVLSQLAHVQLGLGIYYVDGGMYEIANAMSKVLHELQVNVHLNTKVKKIISNGKKQQA; from the coding sequence ATGAACAAAAAAGTTATTATCATCGGTGGAGGTTTAGGTGGGATGTCAGCAGGTATACGTCTTGCTTTAGATAACTATGATGTTACGATTATTGAAAAAGGCGAGCGACTTGGCGGAAAGATGAACAAAAGAGGTGGAAAAGGGTTTTCTTTTGATACGGGACCTTCTATTCTAACCATGCCATGGGTACTTGAACAATTATTTCAAAATGCCAATCGAAACCTTACAGACTATATTAAATTGAAAAGAATCGAGCCACAGTGGAAAACATTTTTTGAAGACGGCACGACCATCGAACTTACAAGTGATTTACCTGAGTTAATTAGACAACTAAGATCAGTATCTAAAGAAGACGCAGGTGAGCTTTTCAATTATTTAAATTATTGTAGCAAAATGTATGAATACAGCTTAAAAAGTGTTTACAAAAAAAGTTTAAGTGGACTACAGGATTTAAGATCCATGCATACGGTTAAAGAATTATTATCAATGGATCCGATGAAAACAATGCACCAAGGAACACGTAAATTCTTTAAAGATAAAAAAATTCAGCAATTGTTTAATTTTTTAATCATGTATATCGGGTCTTCACCCTATCATGCTCCTGCCGTTTTATCACAGTTAGCACATGTTCAATTAGGACTTGGAATATATTATGTTGATGGAGGCATGTATGAAATTGCAAACGCGATGTCGAAGGTCTTACATGAATTACAAGTTAATGTACATCTAAACACAAAAGTAAAAAAGATCATATCAAATGGAAAAAAGCAACAGGCGTAG
- a CDS encoding M24 family metallopeptidase gives MKNRIENVMKWLQAQDIDMCFVQSKENVFYLTHFYTDPHERLLGVFIFKEADPIMVCPNMEINQAKAAGWENEMIGYSDHEDPWELIKERVKLRYKHSLNKVAVEIDTISYSRVEKLKQLSNEDVQIVTAEDMLNQLRLIKDKSEIKILTEAAKLADYGVQIGVEALKSGVTEMDVLATIEYELKKKGIREMSFSTMVLFGEKSGDPHGNPGLTQLTDGDFVLFDLGVVLDGYCSDITRTFVYKQADEKQEEIYHTVLQSQLAALEASKPGTRIGDLDEIARKVITDAGYGDYFPHRLGHGLGINVHEYPSMSHINDNLLTEGMVYTIEPGIYIPSIGGVRIEDDVLITEDGYKTLTTFPKNLTVIK, from the coding sequence ATGAAAAATCGTATAGAAAATGTAATGAAATGGCTTCAAGCACAAGACATAGATATGTGTTTTGTTCAATCTAAAGAAAATGTCTTTTATTTAACTCATTTTTATACTGACCCACATGAAAGACTATTGGGGGTTTTTATATTTAAAGAAGCTGATCCTATTATGGTTTGTCCAAATATGGAGATTAATCAGGCAAAGGCAGCTGGATGGGAAAATGAAATGATTGGTTATAGTGATCACGAAGATCCATGGGAGTTAATTAAGGAAAGAGTGAAACTTAGATATAAACATTCTTTAAATAAAGTTGCAGTGGAAATAGATACTATTTCTTACAGTAGGGTTGAAAAGTTAAAACAACTTTCTAATGAAGATGTTCAAATTGTTACAGCTGAGGACATGTTAAATCAACTTAGACTAATAAAGGACAAAAGTGAAATTAAAATTTTAACTGAAGCTGCTAAACTTGCAGACTATGGAGTCCAAATTGGAGTAGAGGCTCTTAAAAGTGGCGTTACTGAAATGGATGTATTGGCCACGATTGAATACGAGCTAAAGAAAAAAGGGATAAGAGAAATGTCTTTTTCAACAATGGTATTGTTCGGAGAAAAGTCGGGGGATCCTCATGGTAATCCAGGATTGACGCAACTTACTGATGGAGATTTTGTATTATTTGATCTAGGTGTTGTATTAGATGGTTATTGCTCCGACATTACAAGAACCTTTGTGTATAAACAGGCTGATGAAAAGCAAGAAGAAATTTATCATACTGTATTACAGTCGCAATTAGCTGCACTGGAAGCAAGTAAACCTGGTACACGAATTGGCGATTTAGATGAAATAGCTAGAAAAGTTATAACAGATGCAGGTTATGGCGATTATTTCCCACATCGACTTGGGCATGGATTAGGAATTAATGTTCATGAATATCCTTCTATGAGTCATATCAATGACAACTTGTTAACAGAAGGGATGGTTTATACAATCGAACCTGGAATATACATTCCTTCAATTGGAGGAGTACGTATCGAAGATGATGTGTTAATAACCGAAGATGGGTATAAAACTTTAACAACATTTCCTAAGAATCTTACTGTAATAAAATAA
- a CDS encoding thermonuclease family protein, whose amino-acid sequence MRNKLTILFFSMLMFLLTIACSANQDSKDLVSAKVAKVVDGDTLNVMISGKEETIRLLLVDTPETVHPSKPVQPFGPEASNYLKKLLNGKEVQVELGIGERDKYGRLLAYVYIDEQMVNKMLLQKGLARVAYVFEPNTKYIDEFNSIQKQAQQNEVGIWSIENYATDEGFQTTLNEDRNELNPSLQVDEKCTIKGNINSKGEKIFHTEQSPSYELTKLEEMFCTEDEAIAAGYRAVKR is encoded by the coding sequence ATGAGAAATAAATTAACCATCCTATTTTTCTCGATGCTTATGTTTTTACTAACAATAGCATGCTCTGCAAATCAAGATAGCAAAGACCTTGTTTCTGCGAAAGTGGCAAAGGTCGTAGACGGTGATACATTAAACGTTATGATTAGCGGTAAAGAAGAAACAATACGATTACTATTAGTAGATACTCCTGAGACGGTTCACCCTTCTAAACCTGTTCAACCGTTTGGGCCAGAGGCAAGTAACTATTTAAAAAAGCTGTTAAATGGAAAAGAAGTCCAGGTTGAATTAGGAATAGGTGAACGTGATAAATATGGCAGGTTGTTGGCATATGTGTATATTGATGAACAAATGGTAAATAAGATGCTTTTGCAAAAAGGTTTAGCTAGAGTGGCTTATGTGTTTGAACCTAACACAAAATACATTGATGAATTCAATTCGATTCAAAAGCAAGCTCAACAAAATGAAGTTGGAATTTGGAGTATTGAAAACTATGCAACAGATGAAGGTTTCCAGACAACACTAAATGAAGACCGAAACGAATTAAATCCAAGCTTACAAGTGGATGAAAAGTGTACAATTAAGGGGAACATTAATTCAAAGGGTGAAAAAATCTTTCATACAGAGCAATCTCCTTCATATGAATTGACAAAGCTCGAAGAAATGTTTTGTACAGAAGATGAAGCCATAGCGGCAGGATATCGAGCAGTTAAAAGATAA
- a CDS encoding EAL domain-containing protein has product MVNYCRSCFQPLKIHNQGFLSIFPSKHDKLTKTLTKLYFKQVNTNHFIKAFESKSALKEFLSFIHYELGNTLEEFKGAIHQEEVPGPFESYSLQTIYEHTFHENTVNIIKNGEFISYLQPIINMDSGDIYGYESLLRVKDHSIFPSQLFEVARKTEMHSILDKKAREIAIESRTNRIPQGIKSFINFLPSTIYNPAHCLKHTFQIVEKYNVDPNDLVFEVVETEKIHDVQHLKSILETYREHGMKVALDDVGAGYSTLDMLSKLRPDYIKIDRMYIQDCHISKDNQTFLLGVMNLAKELGITVLGEGIETKEEFQFLKEIGIDLAQGYFIGKPKIKSFITFI; this is encoded by the coding sequence ATGGTCAATTATTGTAGATCCTGCTTTCAACCTCTTAAAATACATAATCAAGGTTTTTTATCAATATTTCCTAGCAAGCATGATAAATTAACAAAAACCTTGACGAAACTTTATTTTAAACAGGTTAATACAAATCATTTTATTAAAGCTTTTGAGTCAAAAAGTGCATTAAAGGAGTTTCTTTCTTTTATCCATTATGAGTTGGGTAATACTCTTGAAGAATTTAAAGGAGCCATACACCAGGAAGAAGTGCCGGGACCTTTTGAAAGTTATTCATTACAAACAATATATGAACACACTTTTCATGAAAATACAGTTAACATTATAAAAAATGGAGAGTTTATTAGTTATCTGCAGCCCATTATTAATATGGACAGTGGTGATATTTATGGATATGAATCACTTCTAAGGGTAAAGGATCATTCGATTTTTCCAAGTCAACTTTTTGAAGTTGCCAGAAAAACAGAAATGCATTCCATTTTAGATAAAAAGGCTCGTGAGATAGCCATAGAATCTCGAACTAATCGTATCCCACAAGGAATTAAAAGCTTCATCAACTTCTTACCATCTACAATATATAACCCTGCACATTGCTTAAAACACACATTTCAAATTGTTGAAAAATACAATGTGGATCCAAATGACCTCGTGTTTGAAGTAGTAGAGACAGAGAAGATACATGATGTACAACATTTAAAATCAATTCTAGAAACATATAGAGAACACGGTATGAAAGTTGCATTGGACGATGTTGGTGCCGGATATTCTACATTAGATATGCTTTCTAAGCTTCGTCCTGATTATATAAAAATTGATAGAATGTATATTCAAGATTGTCATATTAGCAAAGACAATCAAACTTTTTTACTCGGTGTAATGAACTTAGCAAAAGAACTAGGTATTACAGTGTTAGGTGAAGGTATTGAAACTAAAGAAGAATTTCAATTTTTAAAGGAAATTGGTATTGATTTAGCACAAGGATATTTTATTGGAAAGCCAAAAATCAAATCCTTCATTACTTTTATTTGA
- a CDS encoding HAD-IA family hydrolase — MGHYETFLTITKESLAYSCKSLSLPYNSEIEEILINEYVNFALYDEVEEVLAALENIKIALYSNGSLDMLKPLIHNSSINKKDIMLVSVDERKEYKPTPMSYQFVLKKLNVEREEVLFVSSNTWDIAGAKHFGFRTAWINRDNRVFDYLGTFPDNEYNNLKGII; from the coding sequence ATGGGTCATTATGAGACTTTCTTGACGATTACAAAAGAGTCATTAGCATATTCTTGTAAAAGTTTAAGTCTCCCGTATAATTCCGAAATTGAGGAAATCTTAATTAATGAGTATGTGAATTTTGCTTTATATGATGAAGTTGAAGAGGTGCTAGCTGCACTTGAAAATATAAAAATAGCATTGTACTCAAATGGTTCTCTCGATATGTTAAAACCACTAATACATAACTCTTCAATAAATAAAAAGGACATAATGTTGGTCTCTGTTGATGAAAGGAAAGAGTATAAACCGACTCCAATGTCATATCAATTCGTATTAAAAAAGCTTAATGTTGAGAGAGAAGAGGTTTTGTTTGTTTCCTCTAATACTTGGGATATTGCAGGGGCTAAACATTTTGGATTCCGGACAGCTTGGATTAATCGTGATAATCGAGTGTTTGATTATTTAGGGACTTTTCCTGACAATGAGTACAATAACTTAAAAGGAATTATTTAA
- a CDS encoding DUF6843 domain-containing protein, translating into MIQKLLLITGCFLFVIGCKQDDQVSSRTFLIPEGYVGWVQVKYDQQLPKKVMNDGNNQVYKVSQNGMTYTDEEHIHEGWATNKYYYVNDKGERTSLVPGKMVHGPSSGRELAGETVEYFFIGSSDQFHQDEYVPNEYEVN; encoded by the coding sequence ATGATACAAAAACTACTCCTTATTACAGGATGTTTCCTTTTTGTTATTGGTTGTAAACAAGATGATCAGGTGTCTTCTCGAACATTCTTAATACCAGAAGGATATGTAGGTTGGGTTCAAGTAAAATATGATCAACAGTTACCTAAAAAAGTAATGAATGATGGAAATAATCAGGTATATAAAGTTAGTCAAAACGGAATGACATACACAGATGAAGAACATATCCATGAGGGTTGGGCAACTAATAAATATTATTATGTAAACGATAAAGGAGAACGAACGTCACTAGTACCAGGTAAGATGGTTCATGGACCATCAAGTGGGAGAGAATTAGCTGGTGAAACGGTTGAATATTTTTTTATAGGATCATCAGATCAGTTTCATCAGGATGAATATGTCCCTAATGAATATGAAGTAAATTAG
- the glcT gene encoding glucose PTS transporter transcription antiterminator GlcT — protein MESFKIKKTLNNNVLIAFHDSYGEVVLIGKGISFGKKEGDIIQEDSYEKMFVLTNQKEQEQYKLLLSDIDEEMLEIMQEVIQYIFERVNKPLNEHIHIALTDHIAFALKRLQQGMDLKNPFLLETKSLYPFEYELATEVINMLNDKLNVQLPHGEIGFIALHIHSSISNKPLSEVNQYSQLISRLTEVIEESLKIKVDRESVNYLRLIRHLRYTIERVNSGESVSEPEKLAFLLKKEYPLCYNTSWKMIKVMQQVLKKSVYEAEAVYLTMHLYRLTNK, from the coding sequence ATGGAGTCCTTTAAAATAAAAAAAACTTTAAATAACAACGTTTTGATAGCATTTCATGATTCCTATGGAGAAGTTGTATTAATTGGAAAAGGAATCAGTTTCGGTAAAAAAGAAGGAGACATTATTCAAGAAGATAGCTATGAAAAAATGTTTGTTTTAACAAATCAAAAGGAGCAGGAGCAATATAAGTTACTGCTATCAGATATTGATGAAGAAATGCTCGAAATTATGCAGGAAGTGATTCAATATATTTTTGAACGTGTTAACAAGCCTCTAAATGAACATATTCACATAGCACTTACTGACCATATAGCATTTGCTTTAAAGCGTTTGCAGCAAGGTATGGATTTGAAGAATCCGTTTCTTCTTGAAACAAAGTCTTTATATCCCTTTGAATATGAGCTGGCAACAGAAGTTATTAATATGCTGAATGATAAACTAAACGTACAACTACCCCATGGTGAAATTGGTTTTATTGCGCTTCATATTCATAGCTCAATATCTAATAAGCCGCTTTCAGAAGTGAATCAATATTCTCAGCTTATTAGCAGGTTAACAGAAGTAATAGAAGAGTCTTTAAAAATTAAAGTGGATCGAGAAAGTGTTAACTATTTACGATTAATTCGCCATCTTCGATACACAATTGAAAGAGTGAATTCAGGAGAATCTGTTTCAGAACCAGAAAAATTAGCTTTTTTGTTGAAAAAGGAATATCCGTTATGCTACAATACTTCTTGGAAAATGATAAAAGTCATGCAACAGGTTTTAAAGAAATCTGTTTATGAAGCTGAAGCAGTTTACTTAACAATGCATTTATATCGACTAACAAACAAATAA
- the ptsG gene encoding glucose-specific PTS transporter subunit IIBC: MFKNAFGVLQKVGRALMLPVALLPAAGLLLAIGNALQNPTLTDLAPFLTADWIVLIASVMENAGNIVFSNLPVLFAVGVAIGLANGDGVAGIAALIGYLIMNITMSSILKGVGTLPSGGQELTDFLANNGAAYGNVLGIPTLQTGVFGGIIVGIIAAAMYNRFFTIDLPSYLGFFAGKRFVPIVTAGATVLLGIVMYFVWPPIQTGLNAFSTNLLDANRTLAAFIFGVIERSLIPFGLHHIFYSPFWFEFGSYVNAAGETVRGDQTIFFSQIRDGVQDLTAGTFMTGKFPFMMFGLPAAALAIYHEAKPEHKKVVAGLMGSAALTSFLTGITEPLEFSFLFVAPVLFGIHAIFAGLSFMIMHILNVKIGMTFSGGLIDFLLFGVLNPQTNWWLVIPVGLVFAVVYYFGFRFAIRKWNLATPGREETDVETSDEGQPKANAGDLPFQVLESLGGSGNIKHLDACITRLRVTVNDIKDVDKDRLKKLGASGVLEIGNNIQAIFGPKSDNLKTQIQDVMSGKRPKATQTHSQEKEVQEQVEDVVADGLKNDVIDETFVSPLTGEIKEITEVPDQVFSGKMMGDGFAILPSNGTVVSPVNGKILNVFPTKHAIGIQSDGGKEILIHFGIDTVNLKGEGFEAFVQEGDIVEQGQKLLEVDLDFVKSNAPSIITPIVFTNLKEGQSIKLQTKGNVAANDTDIIGIEGK, from the coding sequence ATGTTTAAAAATGCATTCGGCGTCTTGCAAAAAGTTGGACGTGCACTAATGCTGCCAGTTGCATTATTACCTGCTGCTGGTTTATTGCTTGCAATAGGTAATGCCCTTCAAAATCCAACACTTACTGATTTAGCACCATTCTTAACAGCTGATTGGATCGTGTTAATTGCAAGTGTTATGGAGAATGCGGGTAATATTGTATTCTCGAATTTACCCGTATTATTCGCAGTTGGGGTTGCAATAGGCTTAGCAAACGGTGATGGAGTTGCCGGTATTGCTGCTTTAATTGGTTACTTAATAATGAATATTACAATGAGTAGTATTCTTAAGGGAGTTGGTACACTTCCATCTGGTGGACAGGAGCTTACTGACTTTTTAGCTAATAACGGTGCTGCCTATGGAAATGTACTAGGCATCCCAACCCTACAAACAGGGGTATTTGGTGGTATTATCGTAGGTATTATTGCTGCTGCCATGTATAATCGCTTTTTCACGATTGATTTACCATCTTATTTAGGATTCTTTGCTGGTAAGCGTTTCGTACCGATTGTAACGGCTGGAGCAACTGTATTACTTGGTATTGTCATGTATTTTGTTTGGCCTCCAATTCAAACAGGCTTAAACGCTTTTTCTACAAACTTATTAGATGCAAACAGAACGTTGGCAGCCTTCATATTTGGTGTAATTGAACGTTCGTTAATTCCATTCGGTCTTCATCATATCTTCTATTCACCATTCTGGTTTGAATTTGGAAGCTATGTAAATGCTGCTGGAGAAACTGTACGTGGAGATCAAACAATCTTCTTCTCTCAAATTAGAGATGGTGTTCAAGATTTAACAGCAGGTACATTTATGACAGGTAAATTCCCATTCATGATGTTTGGTTTACCAGCTGCAGCACTTGCAATTTACCATGAAGCAAAACCAGAGCATAAAAAAGTTGTTGCAGGTTTAATGGGTTCTGCGGCCCTAACTTCTTTCTTAACAGGTATTACAGAACCACTTGAATTCTCATTCTTATTCGTAGCACCTGTATTATTCGGTATCCATGCAATCTTTGCTGGTTTATCATTTATGATCATGCACATTCTTAATGTTAAAATTGGTATGACGTTCTCTGGAGGATTAATTGATTTCCTATTATTTGGGGTGTTAAACCCACAAACAAATTGGTGGCTAGTTATTCCTGTAGGTTTAGTTTTTGCAGTTGTTTATTACTTTGGTTTCCGTTTTGCAATTAGAAAGTGGAATCTTGCCACTCCTGGTCGTGAGGAAACAGATGTTGAAACTTCTGATGAAGGTCAACCAAAAGCTAATGCTGGAGATTTACCATTCCAAGTGTTAGAATCCTTAGGTGGTTCTGGAAACATTAAGCATTTAGATGCTTGTATTACACGTTTACGTGTTACAGTTAACGACATTAAAGATGTTGACAAAGATCGTTTGAAAAAACTTGGTGCATCTGGTGTACTAGAAATTGGAAACAACATTCAAGCAATCTTTGGACCTAAATCTGATAATTTAAAAACTCAAATCCAAGATGTTATGTCTGGAAAACGTCCTAAAGCAACACAAACTCATTCTCAAGAAAAAGAAGTTCAAGAGCAAGTTGAGGATGTAGTAGCTGATGGATTGAAAAATGATGTAATAGATGAAACATTTGTTTCGCCTCTTACAGGTGAGATTAAAGAGATTACAGAAGTTCCAGACCAAGTATTCTCTGGAAAAATGATGGGTGACGGTTTTGCCATTCTTCCATCTAACGGAACAGTCGTTTCACCTGTTAATGGTAAAATCTTAAATGTTTTCCCTACAAAACATGCTATTGGTATTCAATCTGATGGTGGAAAAGAAATTCTTATTCACTTTGGTATTGATACAGTTAATTTGAAAGGTGAAGGATTCGAAGCATTTGTCCAAGAAGGTGACATAGTTGAGCAAGGTCAAAAACTTCTAGAAGTTGATCTGGATTTTGTAAAATCTAACGCACCTTCAATTATAACTCCGATCGTATTCACGAACTTAAAAGAAGGTCAATCAATTAAACTGCAAACAAAAGGTAATGTTGCAGCAAATGATACTGATATCATTGGAATC